In Planctomycetaceae bacterium, a single genomic region encodes these proteins:
- a CDS encoding ChbG/HpnK family deacetylase: protein MHSPRQLKRAIVNADDFGFSPGISAGIIRAHVDGIVTSTTLMTNMPAAEGAVALLASAPGLGVGVHLNSCQGPPLSEPGRRLANGDGQMAWSAAAMLRRLIIQPRLVEAVAAEYEAQIRWAIDRGVQPTHLDSHRHIHAFPAVFRRVVELARRYNVRFIRAVDEQPAGGWASWPTPPLKQRLVGRLLAHWQKRSWRGHEDLRATTAMLGIAHTGFIQADWLVRAAAEVRPGAVEIMVHPGLIDEADLGQTRLRSCREAELAALCDPRVREAFEHHQVELTHYGCL, encoded by the coding sequence ATGCATTCGCCGCGTCAATTGAAGCGCGCCATCGTCAACGCCGACGACTTTGGTTTTTCGCCGGGCATTTCGGCGGGCATCATTCGCGCGCACGTGGACGGCATTGTCACCAGCACCACGCTGATGACTAACATGCCCGCCGCCGAAGGAGCGGTGGCGCTGCTGGCCTCGGCGCCGGGGCTGGGCGTGGGCGTGCATCTGAATTCCTGCCAGGGCCCGCCGCTGAGCGAACCGGGGCGGCGCCTGGCCAACGGCGACGGGCAGATGGCCTGGTCCGCCGCCGCGATGCTGCGGCGGTTGATCATTCAGCCGCGCCTCGTCGAAGCGGTGGCCGCCGAGTATGAGGCCCAGATCCGCTGGGCGATCGACCGCGGCGTGCAACCGACGCACCTGGACAGCCATCGGCATATCCATGCCTTTCCGGCGGTTTTCAGGCGTGTGGTCGAGTTGGCGCGGCGGTATAATGTGCGGTTTATACGCGCGGTGGACGAACAGCCCGCCGGGGGATGGGCATCGTGGCCGACGCCGCCGCTCAAGCAGCGACTGGTCGGCCGGCTGTTGGCACACTGGCAGAAGCGATCCTGGCGCGGGCATGAAGACCTGCGGGCGACTACCGCCATGCTGGGTATCGCCCATACCGGGTTTATCCAGGCCGACTGGCTGGTCCGGGCGGCCGCCGAAGTCCGCCCCGGTGCCGTCGAGATCATGGTGCATCCCGGACTGATCGACGAGGCGGATCTGGGACAGACCCGCCTGCGGTCCTGCCGCGAGGCGGAACTGGCCGCCCTGTGCGATCCGCGCGTGCGGGAAGCCTTCGAGCACCACCAGGTGGAATTGACGCACTATGGATGTCTATAG
- a CDS encoding NAD(P)H-hydrate dehydratase: protein MSEIERINDVPMIPARRPDGHKGTFGHVLIVGGSQGMIGAVALATRAALRGGAGLVTFAAPRTIQQTVAALVPCATSVPLSCDESGRIDARAVREALNAAAVCDVLAVGPGMGQGLHQQNLVRAILEQDKPVVLDADGLNNLDKIDDWAAARRCPLVLTPHPGEFARLTDKSVAKVQADRMASAIDAARFWMDVRALQAPPLALVLKGAGTVVTDGRRVYVNPSGNPGMATGGTGDVLTGLIAALIGQGVPLFDAACLGANVHGVAGDLAANQLGQVSLIASDLLDYLPNALKQVS from the coding sequence ATGAGCGAAATCGAGCGGATCAATGACGTGCCGATGATTCCGGCGCGGCGCCCCGACGGGCACAAGGGCACGTTCGGGCACGTGCTGATCGTCGGCGGAAGCCAGGGCATGATCGGGGCGGTAGCCCTGGCGACGCGGGCGGCCCTGCGCGGCGGGGCGGGGCTGGTGACCTTTGCCGCCCCGCGCACCATCCAGCAGACCGTCGCCGCGCTGGTGCCCTGCGCCACCTCCGTGCCGCTGAGCTGCGACGAGAGCGGGCGAATTGACGCCCGGGCCGTTCGCGAGGCCCTCAACGCCGCCGCGGTCTGCGACGTGCTGGCCGTCGGGCCCGGAATGGGGCAGGGCCTCCACCAGCAGAACCTCGTGCGGGCGATCCTCGAGCAGGACAAGCCCGTCGTCCTCGACGCCGACGGACTCAACAACCTCGACAAGATCGACGACTGGGCCGCTGCCCGCCGCTGCCCGCTCGTCCTGACGCCCCACCCCGGCGAGTTCGCCCGCCTGACCGACAAGAGCGTGGCCAAAGTGCAGGCCGACCGCATGGCCAGCGCCATCGACGCGGCGCGGTTCTGGATGGACGTGCGAGCCCTGCAGGCCCCGCCGCTGGCGCTGGTGCTCAAGGGCGCCGGCACGGTCGTCACCGATGGGCGACGGGTGTACGTCAACCCCAGCGGCAATCCGGGCATGGCCACCGGAGGCACCGGCGACGTGCTGACCGGACTGATCGCGGCGCTGATCGGCCAGGGCGTGCCGCTCTTTGACGCCGCCTGCCTGGGCGCCAACGTCCACGGCGTCGCCGGCGACCTAGCGGCCAACCAGCTCGGACAGGTCTCGCTGATCGCCAGCGACCTGCTGGACTACCTGCCCAACGCCCTGAAGCAGGTGTCGTAG
- the larB gene encoding nickel pincer cofactor biosynthesis protein LarB gives MNENALKELLQAVQSGQTNIEQAIEALRHLPFEAGGEHTIDHHRAIRCGFPEVIFCPGKTVDHVQTIFARLAAMGTNVLATRATPEQYAAVAANHPAAQFHQAARAITLRQEETPPAGGRVAVVSAGTGDIPVAEEARVTAEIMNQSVSTHYDVGVAGLHRLLAHRRSLAEADAIVVVAGMEGALPSVVGGLVSAPVIGVPTSIGYGASFGGLTALLSMLTSCASGVSTVNIDNGFGGGYIAATIARNVAAARGHNHERNRADQ, from the coding sequence ATGAACGAGAACGCACTCAAAGAACTGCTCCAGGCTGTCCAGTCCGGCCAGACGAATATCGAGCAGGCCATCGAGGCGCTGCGCCACCTGCCCTTCGAGGCCGGCGGCGAGCACACCATCGACCACCACCGCGCGATCCGCTGCGGATTTCCCGAGGTGATCTTCTGCCCGGGCAAGACCGTCGATCACGTGCAGACGATTTTTGCCAGGCTTGCGGCCATGGGCACCAACGTGCTGGCCACGCGCGCCACGCCGGAGCAGTACGCCGCCGTGGCGGCCAATCACCCCGCCGCTCAGTTCCACCAGGCGGCGCGGGCGATCACGCTGCGCCAGGAAGAAACGCCTCCAGCCGGCGGTCGCGTGGCGGTCGTGTCGGCGGGCACGGGCGATATCCCGGTGGCCGAGGAAGCGCGCGTGACGGCAGAGATCATGAACCAGTCCGTCAGCACGCACTATGATGTCGGCGTGGCGGGGCTGCACCGCCTGCTGGCGCATCGGCGGAGCCTGGCCGAGGCCGACGCCATCGTGGTGGTGGCAGGCATGGAAGGCGCTTTGCCCAGTGTGGTGGGGGGGCTGGTGTCGGCGCCGGTGATCGGCGTTCCGACGTCGATCGGCTACGGGGCGAGCTTTGGCGGACTGACGGCGTTGCTGAGCATGCTGACGAGCTGCGCCTCGGGCGTCAGCACGGTGAACATCGACAACGGCTTCGGCGGCGGGTACATTGCCGCCACCATCGCCCGCAACGTGGCCGCGGCGCGGGGGCACAACCATGAGCGAAATCGAGCGGATCAATGA
- a CDS encoding glycosyltransferase family 2 protein, with product MEASSAGEGEFLPRPAYSVVVPFYNEADIADKLVNRITRVMRHLKKSYEIILVNDGSRDATGAALQSLAQADGHITAIELRRNFGQATALQAGFDHARGEVIIAMDGDLQHDPYEIPLFIRKIDEGYDIASGWRVRRGDNLLMRRIPSRAANWLLAKVSGVSLHDFGTTFKAYRREVLEDVRLYGDMHRFVPAICARLGAKIVEVPIKNVRRKSGKSNYGIGRTFRVAMDIITVRFITTYLTRPLHFFGKWGLTLGGLGSLILLAGFVVKVLSGWQKFHLFQNHGPLMALGFMLLAMGMMMLAVGVIGELLMRIYFEATGANTYAVRRIVRRAPQPPAGQA from the coding sequence ATGGAAGCCTCATCGGCCGGCGAGGGCGAGTTCTTGCCGCGACCGGCGTACAGCGTCGTCGTGCCGTTCTACAACGAAGCCGACATCGCAGACAAGCTCGTGAACCGAATCACCCGCGTCATGCGCCACCTGAAGAAGAGCTACGAGATCATTCTCGTCAATGACGGCAGCCGCGACGCCACCGGAGCGGCGCTGCAAAGCCTTGCGCAGGCGGACGGGCACATCACCGCCATCGAGCTGCGGCGCAATTTCGGCCAGGCCACTGCCCTGCAGGCGGGGTTCGACCACGCCCGCGGCGAGGTGATCATCGCGATGGACGGGGACCTGCAGCACGACCCGTACGAGATTCCGCTGTTCATCCGCAAGATCGACGAGGGCTACGACATCGCCAGCGGTTGGCGCGTCCGCCGCGGCGACAACCTGTTGATGCGGCGCATTCCCTCGCGGGCGGCCAACTGGCTGCTGGCGAAGGTCTCGGGGGTCTCGCTGCACGACTTCGGCACGACGTTCAAGGCGTACCGTCGCGAGGTGCTCGAGGACGTGCGCCTCTACGGCGACATGCACCGCTTCGTGCCGGCGATCTGCGCCCGCCTGGGCGCCAAGATCGTCGAGGTGCCCATCAAGAACGTCCGCCGCAAAAGCGGCAAGAGCAACTACGGCATCGGGCGCACGTTCCGCGTCGCGATGGACATCATCACCGTGCGGTTCATCACCACCTACCTTACCCGACCGCTGCATTTCTTCGGCAAGTGGGGGCTCACGCTGGGCGGCCTGGGGTCGCTGATCCTGCTGGCGGGCTTTGTCGTCAAGGTCCTCAGCGGCTGGCAGAAGTTCCACCTCTTCCAGAACCACGGGCCGCTGATGGCCCTGGGGTTCATGCTGCTGGCGATGGGCATGATGATGCTGGCTGTCGGCGTCATCGGCGAGCTGCTGATGAGAATCTACTTCGAAGCCACCGGCGCCAATACCTACGCGGTGCGGCGGATCGTCCGGCGCGCCCCGCAGCCGCCGGCGGGACAGGCCTGA